The region TGCGTTCCGATTGGATTGTATTTCTCGTAAAGTTTCGGCCTCAACCGGATACCGTATTTGTACACGACCTTGGAATACAGTGGCCCCTTGCGGTTGCAGGCCCCGCGCATGTGTTCCAGATATTTTTTCTCCGGGCTTTTGGATGTGTAGCCGACATACAGACAGGGCAGCTCCGGGTTCCGTAGGGGGTTGGCCTGACGGGGTGTCCGGGTCTCGGCGAATTCCCGGTCCAGCTCTATTACATATACACAATAGCCCATCGTCAATCC is a window of bacterium DNA encoding:
- a CDS encoding ribose-5-phosphate isomerase, which translates into the protein MGYCVYVIELDREFAETRTPRQANPLRNPELPCLYVGYTSKSPEKKYLEHMRGACNRKGPLYSKVVYKYGIRLRPKLYEKYNPIGTQKEALETEVHLAETLRKKGYTVWQN